One region of bacterium genomic DNA includes:
- a CDS encoding 4Fe-4S dicluster domain-containing protein, translating to MGKIIINIEQCKGCKLCVIFCPKQLIKLSEKLNPAGYHPAEFIDNGQCNSCGLCYQMCPDVAIEVWKEGKV from the coding sequence ATGGGAAAAATTATAATAAACATTGAACAATGTAAAGGTTGTAAGTTATGTGTGATATTCTGCCCAAAGCAGCTTATAAAGTTATCAGAAAAATTAAACCCGGCTGGTTACCATCCAGCCGAGTTTATTGATAATGGGCAGTGTAACAGTTGTGGTTTGTGCTACCAGATGTGTCCGGATGTGGCAATTGAGGTATGGAAGGAGGGAAAAGTTTAG